Genomic DNA from Methanofollis sp. W23:
GACGATCATGCACCTGAACCCTGACAGACCACACCGAGCAGAAGCACATCTTTCCCCTCTCTGTTACGCACCCATCCATCAGTCACCTTCCCCCACCACTGCGCCGGGAAGGCAGAAGAGACGAGCATGGCCTGACGAACGCAATTTTCGGATCTGGAGAATTGGGCATGAACCCTGGGCTCAAGCATATACGATGAAAATGATCGAGGGCCTCCAGGGCGTTTGGATCCATGTTCGCCCTTCAGAGCAGGACAACACAGGGATATACCACTTCATTGCCAACCCCAGGCGAGAGATGCTGGTGAAGGTTCTGCGATTGAGAACGGCATGTTCTGATCATCATGCCTTCCCACACCATACGCGCCGGGGGGCTCTGCCCCCGGACGGACCCCTGGGAGGAAGAGAGGGCAGGGAAGGCACAATCAATGACCATGAAGAGCGCACTGCCATCCCCCGCCTATCGTGTTGCGGGGGGTTCGGGGGGCGGCACGCTCCCCGCCAGAGAGATTCATCAAGAGGATTTCTACAGAGCCCATCATACAAACCACCCGGGTTGAACGTCAGGATCATTTTCATGGTAAACCCTCCCCTGTTGTCGAAAGAATGCGTGTCACCTGCCTTCCCACCTCTTCGGCCGGGGGCACTGCCCCCGGACCCCCGGGACGAAGATAGGGACAGGAAGGCAGAATCGACGACCATGAGGGAGGTGGTGCCGTCCTCGACCTATCGTGGTGGGGCGGGGGGTTCGGGGGGCGGCACGCACCTCCGCCAGAGAGGTTCATCAAGAGGATTTCTACAGAGCCCAATTTTCATCCCTATGCATGTGCCATGGGTTCATGCCAGATCCTACAGGACCGATCTTTTTGCATCCCCCTGTCTGTACCCATCCATGGCCCTCATCCTTCACAGAGGCGAGGCCCCCTCCTTCACCCTATTTTCTGAAGAGCGCTCCCCTCCCTTGCAGGGAGAATGGGAAGGCGACAGATCCATGATCTGAGACCAGACTTCACGAGAAGACGAGGGTATTTACAAAGTCCTAATATGGCGCAACACCCAGTACACAGCAATGAAGGTCACCATCCTTGCAAGTGGGAGCAAGGGAAATGCGATCTATATCGAAGGAGAAGAAGGGTCCCTTCTCGTCGACGCCGGGCTCTCCGCCCGGGAGATCAGGAAGCGGATCGGGGAGGCCGGCGGGGACGAGCGCGACCTGCAGGGGATCCTGGTCACCCATGAGCACACCGATCATATCAGGGGGGCCGATGTCCTTGGCAGGAAGTTCGAGGTCCCGGTGGTCGGGACCGGAGGGACACTGGAGACATTTCTGCGCACCAGAAAGTCTACCAAACCAGTGACGACCAGGAGGGTTTCGGCCGGAGACCGCTTCTCGATCTCAGGGTTTTCGGTCCTCCCGTTTTCCACGGCTCACGACGCCGCCGAACCCTGCGGCTACTGCCTGGAGACCGACGGCGTCCGCCTGGGGTGCTGCCTGGACACCGGGATCATCACCCCGCGGATCGAACGGGCGCTCTCAGGGTGCGACGCCGTCGTCCTTGAGAGCAACCACTGCCCAAGGATGCTTGAAGAAGGGCCATATCCCGCATTTCTCAAGGCAAGGATCAGATCCAAACTCGGACACCTCTCCAACAATGCCGCTGCCACCTGCCTCCACGACATCGGGGACGACCTCTCGACGGTGATGCTTGCACACCTCTCAGAGGTGAATAACACTCCAAAAAAGGCGGAAGAGACCGCACAAGAGGCATTTTATGACGGGGTCGAGCACCTGGTCGTCGGCGACCAGCACGTGGTCTCGGAAAGCGTGAGGATCTGAGTATGAAGTTTGCAGCATTTTCGCAGGTCTGCGAGCAACTCGAAGGGATGAGCGGCAGACTCGAGATGATCGACCTCATCGCCTCCATCCTCCCTTCCCTCTCAGACGAAGAACTCCCCGTCTTTGTCAGGTTCGTGATGGGACGGGTCTTCCCTGACTGGAGTCCTCAGAAACTCGGCATCGGCCCAAACCTCCTGTACGAAGCGATCGGGTATGTCGCCGGGAGAAAGAAGGCCGAGGTCGTCACCGAGGTCAACAGGACCGGGGACGTCGGGGGCGCCGTCGAGCACCTCCTTGCCACCAAGTCCCAGACCTCGTTCTTCGTCGAACCCCTTACCCTCTGCGGAGTCTATGCCGACTTCACCAGGATCGCCACGACCGACGGGAACCGCTCGCAGCGCGAGAAACTCAGGGTCATCAAGGGACTTCTCGGCAATGCAGGTCCTCTTGAAGGACGCTATCTCTCCCGTCTCCTCCTTGAGGAACTGCGGATCGGGGTCGGAGAGGGGAATGTGCGGGACGCGATCGCCGGGGCCTCAGGCGTCAACCCCGCCCTTGTCGCCCATGCCCACCAGGCCCTCAACGACCTGGGCGAAGTCGCCCTCCTCGCGCGCACCGGCGAGGCCTCCCTGCGGGATGTGCATATCGCACCCTTCAGACCGGTGAAGATGATGCTTGCCCAGCAGGGGACCATCTCCGGGATGGTCGAAGAACACGGCAGCGTCGCAGTGGAGTACAAGTACGACGGCACCAGGTTCCAGTTTCACAAGGTCGGCGAGGAGTGCAGGATGTACTCGCGCAGACTTGAGGAGGTCACCGGGGCGGTCCCTGACGTGATCGAGATACTCTGCAAGGCGACGGCCCACGACGTGATCCTGGACGGCGAGGTGATCGCGGTCAAAGACGGGCGGCCCCGCCCCTTCCAGTTCGTGCTCAGGCGGTTCAGGCGCAAGCACGAGGTCGAGGCGGCGATGGAGAAGATAGAACTTGTCCCGAATGTCTTTGACATCCTGTACCTCGACGGCGAGACTCTCATCGACCGGCCTTTCTCTGAACGGCGGGCGGTGCTGGAGACGGTGCTCTCAGAGTATGTCGCTCCGCAGTGGGTGAGCGACGAGACCAAGAACCTTGAGTCGATCTACCAGGAGGCCCTGGACGCAGGGCACGAGGGCGTGATGGTCAAGACGCGCGGGGCCGGCTACACCCCGGGCGTGCGCGGCAAGAACTGGATCAAGGTCAAACCCGCCGTCGACACCATCGACCTCGCGGTGGTCGGGGCAGAGTGGGGAGAAGGACGGCGCGCCCACCTCTTCGGTTCATTCCTTCTTGCCTGCCAGGACGAGGGCGGCGACCTTTTCCCGATCGGGAAAGTGGCGACCGGGCTGTCAGACAACGACCTCGCCTTCATCTACCAGCACCTCAAGGACCTTGTCGTTGCAGAAAAGGGCAAAGAGATCGTCCTCGAACCGAAGGTCGTCTTCGAGGTCGGGTATGCCGAGGTCCAGAAGAGCCCGAATTATGAGAGCGGGTATGCCCTGCGGTTCCCGCGGTTTGTGAGGATGCGGGATGACAAGAGCGTGGACGAGGTCGAGACGGTGGACAGGGTGGCCGCTCGCTACGAGCAGCAACTCAAGTCCTTATGACCCGGTAGATCTCCCGGTTCTCGTCCCCTTCCACATAGGCGTAATATTCTGAGCCGAGGCCTTTCATGTCACTGAAAGAGACCTCCCCATTGAAATCAGTATATTTGGTCCTGATATTGAGACCGTTCCGGTGCCTGAGCACGACCTTTACATCTGCCGCAGGCTCTTCTGTCCTCCTGACATCGATCTTATAGGAGAGGACAGGGTTCTGGGGTTCATTGCTTTTTTTCACAATCTCCTGCGCACTCGTACCGCTCCTGGTCGGGGTCGCGACCTCTGCAAAGATCTCTTCGCCGCCATAGCGTACGATGAACGTCACCCCGAGGAGGAAGACGAGTACCCCCGCCGCCCCGAGGAGGAGAAGGGCGATGGTCGTTGAGGGGATGACCACGCCGGTTGCCGCCGGGATGGTGTCGGTGATGATGTAGGCAAGGACGTTCCAGGTCCAGGCAAAGAGCGCGACGTCGGCATAATGGCCGAGGACCACGAGAGCCGCGGAGATGATACAGATACTGCCGGCAGCGACCGAGAGAATGCCAAGAGATACCCCTATGACACGTGCAATAGTCGACTGTCCTTTGATCCTCTTGCCTCGCCGCAAGATGTAGATACAGACGACTGCAAGAATGGCGATATAGAAGACACCGCCGATCAGAAGGGTGACCATGTCCTGGTTCGTAGATTCAGCGGCTTTTGCAGCCATATTTGTTGCTGCGACCGAGGAAACGAGGTACGCAAAGAGGAGGAGGGCAGAAACAACGCAGGGTATTTTCCTCAGAGGAAATGGCATGATTTCTCCGGGGATCCGTACATTGCGCATGCCCTGATATGTGTGCTCAAAAATAGATATACTTGTCCATTCTTATCGACGCGAAAAGCTAAAATTCAAATAGAGTTCTCTGAGATAGGGCCTCATCAAGGAGTTTGCTCCTCTCACGCCAGTGCGTGTACCCGAGGGTGGTGTCCATCTGCGCGGCGGCGTCCTGCAGGCTGGCGCACTTCACCGGGGTACCCTGCATGGCCGCCCGCGTCGCCTCCCTGATCACCCACGAGCCGAGAGGAGCCCAGTAGTCGCTATTGACATGCCTGACCACGATGGCGCGGGCCGAACGCTGTTTTTTCACCAGGTACTCGGCCACGGCCAGGCGGGCCGCATAGTAGGCCCCCCCGATCGGGGAATACCGCCCCTGTTTCCTGCCCTCATGGTCAGAGAGGATGGTCTCCTCCTCTCCGGCCCAGAGAGAGCGGCGCCCCCAGACCTCGATCATCTCAAACTTCCAGTCGCCAGGTATCAGGATGACGGCCATCGTATTGCCGTACAGGGTTGCCGCAAAGAACTCCGCCTCCCGTACGGGGGCGAAGCGGAAGATCGCTTTCTTCATGCCTTTGCTGACGGTGTCGTCCACCGCAGTGATCGCCCATTTGGTCGGGACGACCCGACGCCGCTTGCCCAGGAGCCCGGCACTCATCAACTGGGCGATCTGATAGACGTCCACACCCTCGGCCCCGAGGTGTTCGCAGGCCTCGGTCGCAGGGAGATCGTCGTCCGAGGTGATCCGGTCGACGACGCGGCTGACCCTGGCATTGTCGATGACGTCGAGGTGCCTGATACTTCCTGAGAGCCCGACCGGGGTGATGGTCCCGTCAAAGTTGAGGTCGAACCTGACCGGGCGCTCGAAAGCGGCTTCGACATCGAGAGGACTGGAAGAGAGGGCGATCTCCTGGATCTGTCCGGTCACCGCCACGGTGGGTGCCGAGCCCCTGATGGTCCTGGCCCTGATCCCGACGATCTCCTCGATGGAGAGGCCCTGCGCCACCCAGACCGGGGGGGCGTCGGGGTCGACGGTCATGAGCGGCCCGGACGAGACCGCGGGATAGCCATAACTCCCGACAAAGACCGATGGGGCCGTGCCCATATAACTGGTGCCGCACCCGGCGGTGGAGACCTGGGCATGGAACCTGCTCATGATCGGGCACCTCGGGAGCCCGCAGAACAGTCGGCCCTTGCACTCAGCGCAGCGCATCAGCACTCACTCCTCAGGTCGAGGGCCACCTCGGTCCGGTCTTCCACGGCCACGATCGCCTCTGAGACCCAGGTTTGCCAGGTGACCTGGTAGGGGGGGATCGTCTCTGCCAGTTCGAGCCCGAGGTCGTCGTCACGGCCTTCGGTCACCCTGAGGACCACCGAACCTGCCGGGAAGGTCTCACCGATCACGCCGTCGAGGTCGCCGTCGGTGATGCCGAGCACCGGGATGCCCAGGTGGAGGGCGATGTGCCCGACGACCGCGGTGGTGTCGTCCCCGATGGTGAGGACGCCGCAGGTCTCAGGGGTGATCAGGTCGTAGAAGTGGTGCCCGCAGTGGTCGATGAGCGCAACCCGCCCGTCTTCTGGACAACGATTCCCGTCCGCCGTGGCGGTCGCCTGCCCCCTCCGGATCGTGCCGCTCTTACACCAGGCGTCGGCCAGGGATAGGGGGGCGTGCCGGTGCAGTTTCTCAAGTCCGTGGGGTTTGGGGGAAAGCCCGGCCACCGGTACGACCCGGCCGTCATGCTCTTCCAGGACTACCATCTCAGACGTCGCCTCGCCGATGACGGTCCCGTTCACGCAGACCGGTTCGCCAGGGAGGCATCCCTGCACGGCCCTTCTCGTCCCGCCCTCTGATCTGCGTGCGGTCACACGCTCGACCTTATACCCAAAGACCGCAGACAGCCGTCTGGCAAGGTCGACGTCTCCATCGTTCCAGAGGTACACCCTCTCCGCGGCACACTCCACATGGACCAAACCGCCGCACCGGATCCTGCCTGCGATGATCTCCCCGAAGGCCCGGCCTGAGATGGGGGTCTTGCCGTGGTTGAGGAGGAAGACCTGACCTCCGGCATCGTTGAGCACCATGCTTGGCGGGACACTGCAGCACTCGACAGGCAACCCCGACTCTTCGGCGGCGGTCCGGCCCATCACTCCGGCCACGAGGGTCCTGACCTGACCCATGGCTGAGAGGAGGGTCCTGACATCTCCGCAGTCGAAGGGCTCAGGGCCGTGGACGACCATGGTCAGCGGAACTCTCGGACTCATCTGATTACATTCTTGCCCTCTCTCCTCAAAAAGGCACGGGCATGGACAGTGGTCCAGGGGACCTGAGGGGCGGGGGGCATAGGGCGTGTCCCCACAGATCTGCACCAGGACAGGACCGAAGACGGCACTATGCTCATTTGGACCACATTCTCCGGATCTTCCCCCCGATCCTCTGGCGAGATCAGGGGGTGCCCCCCTGGCGCAAGGCTACGATGAAAATCTTATGATGAGGGCATCGTCCGTCTCCACCGAATCCGGGGTGACGATGGGGGCAGGACACCTCAGTGATGATCGTGAAGAGTGGGTCTGTGTCTTCGTCTCTCTCTCCTGCGGGGCGCGAACACCAGGAGCACGAGAATATTTTCGGGTTTGTAGAACCCCCTGGATGGATATCTCTGGCGGAGGGCTCGCCGCGACGCGATTAGTCGAGGGCGGCACTCGTCCGCGGTGTGAGGGTACGGGAAGACACACCGGTCAGAATGCCCGACCTCAATCGCAGAACATTCATCGGCATCTCGCGCCGGGGGCGGTGCATTGAACACGGCCTCCACCGATTCCCCTGTCTTGAAAAAGAGCGACCAAGCAACAGAAAATTTTCATCAGATGTGTGTGAGGGGTGCCCTCGCGTCACACCTGATCCAACAGAGCCATTCCCAGAAAGGAGTGCTCCGATTGGGAGGGGTGTTCACGTCCCAGGGCGTCTCGATCCACGCGTGATTCATCACCGCCGCCGACTGTCTCGCGGTTTTCTCTCGGCCCGTCCTCTCCCACGCTGGGGCCTGACCAGGCATGCCCACCCGGTCCCGATGAGGTCCTGCCTGCCGACGGCCCTGAGCCCTTCCTCCACCAGCCTCCGATTTCTGTGATCTTTGTACTGGAGAAGAGCCCGCTGGACCTGTTTCTCCCGGCCCTTCGGCACATGGACCTGCTCCCTGGTCAGAGGATCGATCCCGGTGGCGTACATGCAGGTGGACCTGGTCATCGGGGTGGGGGTGAAGTCCTGGACCTGCTCGGTGTACAGGTGGCGGTCTCTGATATATTCGGCAAGTTCGACGGCGTCCTTGAGCGTGGCGTCCGGGTGGCCAGACATGAAGTACGGGAGGATGTACTGCTTTTTTCCGGCGGCCTTGCTTGCCCCTGCGAAGCGCTCCCTGAACCGGTCAAAGACCTCACGCCCCGGTTTGTTCATCCGGTCGGTGACCTTCCTGGCAATGTGCTCGGGGGCGACCTTGAGGTGGCCTGAGACATGGTGGGCGGCGAGTTCCTGGATATACTCGTCGTCGGCAAGGGCGAGGTCGAACCTGACTCCTGAAGAGATGTGGACATGCCGCACCCCCTGGATCCCACGCAGGCGCCTGAGGAGTTCGACCTGCGCCGCATGGGAGGTCTGCAGGTTCGGGCAGTCCGGACTGCACCGCCGGTCAGGGCAGGTGCCGTGGGTCTCCCACCGCGGGCAGGTGAGCCCGTACATGTTTGCCGTCGGGCCGCCGACGTCCTGGATCACTCCCTTGAACCCTGGCATCAAGACGAGGCGTTCGGCCTCCGCGAGGACCGAAGCCTGGCTCCTGCTCTGCACGATCCGCCCCTGGTGATGGGTGAGGGCGCAGAAGGAGCAGGAGCCAAAGCAGCCGCGATGGGTGGTGATCGAGAACCTGACCGGTTCGAGGGCAGGGATAGGTTTCGTGTAGGAGGGGTGGGCGGCGCGGGCATAGGGGAGGGCGTAGACCTGGTCGAGTTCGGGAGTGGAGAGAGGGCGGGCCGGGGGGTACTGGACGACCACGGTTTTCGGGTGGGGCTGGACGATAGTCCGGCCGCGAACCGGGTCCTGTTCCCTGGCATGGAGGGCGAAGGCCCTGGCATAGGCCTCGGGATCATTTTTCACCTCTGGAAATCCGGGGATGACAACGACGTCCTCTCCAGGCCCAGCCTCCCGCCACTCGGCCACCGTGACCGTCGCGGCGGTCCCCCTGATCCCATGGAGATCCTCCCCGGCGGCGTACCGCGCCGCAGCCTCGACCACCTGCCGCTCTCCCATCCCATAGACCAGAAGATCTGAAGGGGCGTCGGCCAGGACCGACTGACGGATCCTGTCTGACCAGTAGTCATAGTGGGCGAAGCGCCTGAGACTGGCCTCGATCCCGCCGAGAAGGATCGGGGAGTCTGGAAAGAGGGACCTGACCATGTTCGCATAGACGACCAGCGCCCGGTCAGGCCGGCGCGGCACCCCGCCGGGCGAGTAGGCATCCGTGCTCCGCCTCTTCTTGTTCGGGGTGAAGGCGTTGACCATCGAGTCGACGTTCCCAGAAGAGATCCCGAAGAAGAGGCGCGGGCGGCCCAGGCTGAGAAAGTCGTCTGGGCGCGTCCAGTCAGGCTGGGCGATGACCCCGACGGTATAGCCTGCGTCCCAGAGCACCCTCCCGATGATCGCGGTCCCGAAGGAGGGATGGTCGACATAGGCGTCACCGGTGATGAGAATGACATCGAACTCGTCGATGCCGAGGATCTCTGCCTCCCTCATCGTCATCGGGAGGAAGGGGGGTTGTGGGGTCATGGGAGCATATCAGTCGCCAATCTGGATATAGATGTGTTATGAAGCACGGGCGTAGAAGACCATCCCGGCCGGGGTGTCCCGTCCCAGCGAGTCCTCGACCTTGTTGAGGATTAGCACCTTATCGGCCTCTGTTTCGACGTCAAGAAGGTAAAAGGACACCCGTGGCCCGCTCCGGCCGGGATCGCGTTTCCAGGTGATGTTCTCGGTT
This window encodes:
- a CDS encoding MBL fold metallo-hydrolase, which encodes MKVTILASGSKGNAIYIEGEEGSLLVDAGLSAREIRKRIGEAGGDERDLQGILVTHEHTDHIRGADVLGRKFEVPVVGTGGTLETFLRTRKSTKPVTTRRVSAGDRFSISGFSVLPFSTAHDAAEPCGYCLETDGVRLGCCLDTGIITPRIERALSGCDAVVLESNHCPRMLEEGPYPAFLKARIRSKLGHLSNNAAATCLHDIGDDLSTVMLAHLSEVNNTPKKAEETAQEAFYDGVEHLVVGDQHVVSESVRI
- a CDS encoding ATP-dependent DNA ligase: MKFAAFSQVCEQLEGMSGRLEMIDLIASILPSLSDEELPVFVRFVMGRVFPDWSPQKLGIGPNLLYEAIGYVAGRKKAEVVTEVNRTGDVGGAVEHLLATKSQTSFFVEPLTLCGVYADFTRIATTDGNRSQREKLRVIKGLLGNAGPLEGRYLSRLLLEELRIGVGEGNVRDAIAGASGVNPALVAHAHQALNDLGEVALLARTGEASLRDVHIAPFRPVKMMLAQQGTISGMVEEHGSVAVEYKYDGTRFQFHKVGEECRMYSRRLEEVTGAVPDVIEILCKATAHDVILDGEVIAVKDGRPRPFQFVLRRFRRKHEVEAAMEKIELVPNVFDILYLDGETLIDRPFSERRAVLETVLSEYVAPQWVSDETKNLESIYQEALDAGHEGVMVKTRGAGYTPGVRGKNWIKVKPAVDTIDLAVVGAEWGEGRRAHLFGSFLLACQDEGGDLFPIGKVATGLSDNDLAFIYQHLKDLVVAEKGKEIVLEPKVVFEVGYAEVQKSPNYESGYALRFPRFVRMRDDKSVDEVETVDRVAARYEQQLKSL
- a CDS encoding DUF2117 domain-containing protein, which gives rise to MSPRVPLTMVVHGPEPFDCGDVRTLLSAMGQVRTLVAGVMGRTAAEESGLPVECCSVPPSMVLNDAGGQVFLLNHGKTPISGRAFGEIIAGRIRCGGLVHVECAAERVYLWNDGDVDLARRLSAVFGYKVERVTARRSEGGTRRAVQGCLPGEPVCVNGTVIGEATSEMVVLEEHDGRVVPVAGLSPKPHGLEKLHRHAPLSLADAWCKSGTIRRGQATATADGNRCPEDGRVALIDHCGHHFYDLITPETCGVLTIGDDTTAVVGHIALHLGIPVLGITDGDLDGVIGETFPAGSVVLRVTEGRDDDLGLELAETIPPYQVTWQTWVSEAIVAVEDRTEVALDLRSEC
- a CDS encoding YgiQ family radical SAM protein — encoded protein: MTPQPPFLPMTMREAEILGIDEFDVILITGDAYVDHPSFGTAIIGRVLWDAGYTVGVIAQPDWTRPDDFLSLGRPRLFFGISSGNVDSMVNAFTPNKKRRSTDAYSPGGVPRRPDRALVVYANMVRSLFPDSPILLGGIEASLRRFAHYDYWSDRIRQSVLADAPSDLLVYGMGERQVVEAAARYAAGEDLHGIRGTAATVTVAEWREAGPGEDVVVIPGFPEVKNDPEAYARAFALHAREQDPVRGRTIVQPHPKTVVVQYPPARPLSTPELDQVYALPYARAAHPSYTKPIPALEPVRFSITTHRGCFGSCSFCALTHHQGRIVQSRSQASVLAEAERLVLMPGFKGVIQDVGGPTANMYGLTCPRWETHGTCPDRRCSPDCPNLQTSHAAQVELLRRLRGIQGVRHVHISSGVRFDLALADDEYIQELAAHHVSGHLKVAPEHIARKVTDRMNKPGREVFDRFRERFAGASKAAGKKQYILPYFMSGHPDATLKDAVELAEYIRDRHLYTEQVQDFTPTPMTRSTCMYATGIDPLTREQVHVPKGREKQVQRALLQYKDHRNRRLVEEGLRAVGRQDLIGTGWACLVRPQRGRGRAERKPRDSRRR